In Phyllostomus discolor isolate MPI-MPIP mPhyDis1 chromosome 2, mPhyDis1.pri.v3, whole genome shotgun sequence, the following are encoded in one genomic region:
- the MUC4 gene encoding mucin-4 isoform X4, which yields MRGANWSRVPSVFLSCLCSCLLWPVVPGAITTSLRTDSERSTATSLPSTTSQTLITSTPSTSTGTHSTVTPVPINSEKGVSLFPYGPHVGDQEFVRRRADFTSPLFKPQIGFPFGSSLRDFLYFTDNGQIIFPESEYQIFAYPIPPLRGFTHRDKLAIVAPFWDDADFSNHKGTIFYQEYETLYDDYKPLVVQQVESWIEKFTNTWNYKARWTLKVTWVNASAYPAQWTYGTSTYQAILSTDGSRSFTLFLYQSGGMQWDVTQHPGNWVLMGFSSGDGYYKNSPLTLQPAWEKYRPDQFLNSNSGPKGLQVYNLHSRERPNYRLRCLQRLKIQPQLPSLGWDHISCPCSWQQGLWDLRFQPIHIGWWGLSSRQLCSFSSWRGGVCCSYGPWGELLQSWRVQSLWQLEQELELQDWCCRGTDHSSFCTLYHQRQPRISCAWYQPPRPAWMFGDPHITTLDGANYTFNGLGDFLLVHARDGNSSFLLQGRTAQTGSARATNFIAFAAQYNTSSLAPITIQWLLEPNDRVHVWLNNQTVTFEDGEDQEIFNTTGVVMNRNGSLVSASIDGTVIVSVIALSNILHASCSLPEEYRNHTEGLLGVWNDSPGDDFKMPNGTVIPQGSPEEELFHYGMTWEINGTSLLGKRDNHLPSNFTPVFFDNLFQNSSLTSGCNGDKQCIYDTLATGNTETGLHTEMLLKRYQEMNNTLNQYPPSIDGSQELKAYMGSTELIHYKSKSKDVIFTLRNNNTDDFKLFENGTLLWTPSLLKPFTLEILARSARDNLSSLLQPKTVVCACKEKKQCLYNQTRWVGNSSLEVAGCKCDNNNFGHYCERSKDLCDEQCFPNVKCIPGQGCEACPSNLTGDGRHCAPLQYYELCQNTSCPVNYCYNQGHCYISQTLGCQPTCTCPPAFTDARCFLAGNNFTPTLKSELPLRTIQIFLSEEENASAEEVNASVAYRLERLDVRAFVLNSEVENIGRPVALTSGKSLQQWRVVSKFQYRLWGPVIDFLNTRLLDAVVEAFLLQAPRGRWKRSEGPRNNVVFNTISRRDVHSLRAWNVSTLRTYLKCSGYKGYKLVYSPQGGFTCMSPCSEGYCEHGGQCQHLPDGPHCSCVPFSIYMPWGEHCEQLSMKLGAFFGILFGALGALLLLGAVAFVVLHFWRSRIQYSYPLDSES from the exons GAGCAATCACAACCTCACTGAGGACAGACAGTGAGAGAAGCACAGCAACATCACTACCCTCAACAACTTCCCAGACCCTTATAACCTCAACTCCCAGCACATCCACAGGCACACACTCAACAGTTACCCCAGTCCCTATCAATTCTGAGAAAG GTGTTTCCCTCTTCCCCTATGGGCCACATGTTGGAGACCAGGAGTTTGTCAGGAGGAGAGCAGACTTCACCTCGCCGCTCTTCAAGCCCCAGATTGGCTTCCCTTTTGGCTCCTCTCTCCGAGATTTCCTCTAC TTCACAGATAATGGTCAGATCATTTTCCCGGAATCAGAGTACCAGATTTTCGCCTACCCCATCCCTCCCCTTAGAGGTTTCACACACAGGGACAAGCTGGCCATTGTGGCTCCATTCTGGGACGATGCTgatttctccaaccacaagggaacCATATTTTACCAG GAATATGAGACTCTCTATGATGACTACAAACCACTTGTAGTCCAGCAGGTGGAATCTTGGATTGAAAAGTTTACAAACACCTGGAACTACAAAGCCAGGTGGACCCTAAAGGTCACATGGGTCAATGCCTCTGCCTATCCTGCCCAGTGGACCTATGGG ACCAGCACCTACCAGGCCATCCTTTCCACAGATGGAAGCAGATCCTTCACCCTGTTTCTCTACCAAAGTGGTGGGATGCAGTGGGATGTGACCCAGCACCCAGGCAATTGGGTCCTCATGGGCTTCTCCAG TGGAGATGGGTATTATAAAAACAGCCCACTGACACTCCAGCCAGCATGGGAGAAGTATCGTCCAGACCAATTCTTGAATTCCAACTCAG GCCCCAAGGGGCTACAGGTCTATAATCTACACAGTAGAGAAAGACCCAACTACCGTCTCAGGTGCCTGCAGCGGTTGAAGATACAGCCTCAGTTGCCCAGCTTGGGCTGGGACCACATCTCCTGCCCTTGCTCTTGGCAGCAGGGACTATGGGACTTACGGTTCCAGCCCATCCACATAG GTTGGTGGGGCCTCAGCAGCAGGCAGCTGTGCAGCTTCTCCTCCTGGCGTGGGGGCGTGTGTTGCAGCTACGGGCCATGGGGAGAGCTTCTCCAAAGCTGGAGAGTGCAGAGTCTTTGGCAGCTTG AGCAAGAACTGGAGCTGCAGGACTGGTGCTGCCGTGGGACTGACCATTCCTCCTTCTGCACCCTGTACCACCAAAGGCAGCCCCGCATCAGCTGTGCTTGGTACCAGCCCCCAAGGCCCG CCTGGATGTTTGGGGACCCCCACATCACCACCTTGGATGGTGCCAATTATACCTTCAACGGGCTGGGGGACTTTCTGCTAGTCCATGCCAGGGATGGAAACTCCTCCTTCCTGCTTCAGGGCCGCACTGCCCAGACCGGCTCAGCCCGGGCTACCAACTTCATTGCCTTTGCTGCTCAATACAATACCAGCAGCCTGGCTCCCATCAcg ATTCAGTGGCTTCTTGAGCCCAATGACAGAGTCCACGTGTGGCTCAATAATCAGACTGTGACCTTTGAAGATGGCGAAG ACCAGGAAATCTTCAATACCACTGGAGTTGTAATGAACCGCAATGGCTCCCTGGTGTCAGCCAGCATAGATGGGACAGTGATCGTCTCAGTGATTGCTCTCTCCAACATCCTTCATGCCTCCTGCAGCCTCCCAGAAGAGTACCGAAACCATACAGAGGGCCTCCTGG GGGTGTGGAACGACTCTCCAGGTGATGACTTCAAGATGCCCAATGGCACTGTTATTCCCCAAGGGAGCCCTGAAGAGGAACTTTTTCACTATGGAATGACCT GGGAAATCAATGGAACAAGCCTCCTTGGCAAGAGGGACAACCACCTGCCTTCCAACTTCACCCCGGTCTTCTTTGACAATCTGTTCCAAAACAGCTCCTTGACCTCCGGGTGTAATGGAGACAAACAATGTATCTATGACACCCTGGccacaggaaacacagagactgGACTGCATACTGAGATGCTCTTGAAAAGATACCAGGAGATGAACAACACCCTCA ATCAGTACCCGCCCTCTATAGATGGTTCCCAAGAGTTGAAAGCCTACATGGGGAGCACCGAGCTGATTCACTACAAAAGCAAGTCTAAGGATGTCATATTCACTCTCAGAAACAACAACACTGATGACTTCAAGCTTTTTG AGAATGGAACATTGCTATGGACACCAAGCTTGCTGAAACCATTCACTCTGGAGATTCTAGCAAGAAGTGCCAGGGACAACTTATCATCTTTACTCCAGCCGAAGACCGTGGTCTGTGCTtgtaaggaaaagaaacagtGCTTATACAACCAGACCAGATGGGTGGGCAATTCCTCCCTGGAG GTGGCCGGTTGCAAGTGTGACAACAACAATTTTGGTCACTACTGTGAACGTTCCAAGGACCTCTGTGATGAGCAGTGCTTCCCAAATGTGAAGTGcatccctgggcagggctgcgAGGCTTGTCCTTCAAACCTAACTGGGGATGGACGTCACTGTGCAC CTCTGCAATACTATGAACTCTGTCAGAATACGTCCTGCCCTGTGAATTACTGCTACAACCAAGGCCActgctacatctcccagactCTGGGCTGCCAGCCCACCTGCACCTGCCCCCCAGCCTTTACAGATGCCCGCTGCTTCCTGGCTGGGAACAATTTCACTCCAACCCTCAAGTCAG AGCTTCCATTAAGAACCATCCAGATCTTtctcagtgaagaagaaaatgCCTCTGCAGAAGAGGTCAACGCCTCG GTGGCCTATAGACTGGAGAGGCTGGATGTACGGGCCTTTGTACTGAACAGTGAAGTGGAAAATAT TGGTCGTCCAGTAGCGCTGACCTCAGGAAAATCCCTTCAACAATGGAGGGTCGTATCGAAGTTCCAGTACCGCCTTTGGGGTCCTGTCATCGACTTCCTGAACACCCGGCTGCTGGATGCAGTGGTGGAGGCATTTTTACTACAGGCCCCGCGAGGGCGTTGGAAGAGAAGTGAGGGACCCAGGAACAACGTGGTCTTCAACACCATCTCCAGAAGAGATGTGCACAGTTTGAGAGCCT GGAACGTGAGCACACTGCGGACTTACTTAAAATGCAGTGGCTACAAGGGCTACAAACTGGTCTACAGCCCGCAGGGCGGCTTCACCTGCATGTCCCCCTGCAGCGAGGGCTACTGTGAGCACGGAGGCCAGTGCCAGCACCTGCCGGATGGGCCCCACTGCAG